A window of the Verminephrobacter eiseniae EF01-2 genome harbors these coding sequences:
- a CDS encoding Bug family tripartite tricarboxylate transporter substrate binding protein, whose translation MSHVNDTAITRRRCLGVTCLSMASLMGIPCAAQALEWPDKPVKIIIPFSAGGATDSLGRALALELGKRWKQSVIVDNRPGAGGALGAEAAAKSPPDGHTLLLASGSMFTVNPFIYQKLPYSIDSFEMITKVASGPMVITVNAALPVKSLKELIAWAKNHPGVLHFASAGNGSQVHMAGESFADAAGIEMIHVPYKGEGPAYSDLMAGICEVAVANINTMVPLLKGDRLRALAVTSHERSVLLPNIPTAAEAGLPGFDFISWFGLMAPAGTAKSLRHRIYEDLRSALDQPGLKRYFQDLGMTPVLSEPGTLAQDIAREQAHWKTLIAKRGIHVK comes from the coding sequence ATGAGCCACGTCAACGATACTGCCATCACGCGCCGGCGCTGCCTTGGGGTCACCTGCCTGTCCATGGCGTCCCTGATGGGCATTCCATGCGCCGCGCAGGCGCTCGAATGGCCGGACAAACCCGTGAAAATCATCATTCCATTTTCAGCGGGAGGCGCGACCGATTCATTGGGCCGGGCGCTGGCACTGGAATTGGGAAAACGCTGGAAACAATCGGTGATCGTCGACAACCGCCCCGGCGCCGGGGGCGCGCTGGGAGCAGAGGCGGCCGCCAAGTCGCCCCCGGATGGCCATACGCTGCTGCTCGCCTCGGGCAGCATGTTCACGGTCAACCCCTTCATCTATCAAAAACTCCCTTATTCGATAGACAGCTTCGAGATGATCACCAAAGTGGCCAGCGGGCCGATGGTGATTACCGTGAATGCGGCACTCCCGGTCAAGAGCCTGAAGGAATTGATTGCCTGGGCCAAAAACCATCCGGGGGTATTGCATTTCGCGTCCGCCGGCAATGGCAGCCAGGTGCATATGGCGGGCGAATCTTTTGCCGATGCCGCCGGCATCGAGATGATTCATGTACCGTACAAAGGCGAAGGCCCGGCCTACAGCGACCTGATGGCCGGAATTTGCGAAGTCGCCGTCGCCAATATCAACACCATGGTGCCGTTGCTCAAGGGCGATCGCCTGCGCGCATTGGCCGTCACCAGCCATGAACGCTCGGTTTTGCTGCCGAACATACCGACCGCTGCCGAAGCCGGATTACCGGGATTCGATTTCATCAGTTGGTTCGGCCTGATGGCCCCGGCCGGAACAGCCAAATCCCTGCGCCACCGGATATATGAAGACCTGCGCAGCGCATTGGATCAGCCAGGGCTGAAACGCTATTTCCAGGACCTGGGCATGACGCCGGTATTGTCCGAACCCGGAACGCTGGCGCAAGACATCGCCAGGGAACAGGCGCATTGGAAAACCCTGATCGCCAAGCGCGGCATTCATGTCAAATAA
- a CDS encoding LysR family transcriptional regulator, which produces MDVKTLYTLIAVADRGSFAEAGNALGLSLSAVSIQMRALEEELGTTIFDRSRRPPVLTESGITLTQRARELIAHWESMSEALKKDASGGLLKLGAVHTCVSGILPLALKQMQEKGQRIDFHVTTGLTHELEKAVFHRHLDAAIVTRPEDLREDLEFFPFIDEALMVITHETTRETTDKKILEGTPYVRFNRAARVGSQIQQEITRRAIVVRSVMEIDTLEGVVAMVANGLGSSIVPARRVANDFPKSIKTVPFGKPQLIRRLGVLQPRNHPRAHLSQMLIDALRAVAQTAAPFEH; this is translated from the coding sequence GCCGGCAATGCACTCGGCCTCTCATTGTCGGCCGTCAGCATACAAATGCGGGCGCTCGAAGAAGAATTGGGAACGACCATTTTCGACCGCAGCCGCCGTCCACCGGTACTGACCGAGTCCGGCATCACACTGACGCAGCGCGCACGCGAATTGATCGCCCATTGGGAAAGCATGAGCGAGGCGCTGAAAAAAGACGCCTCGGGCGGTTTGTTGAAACTCGGCGCGGTGCACACCTGTGTGTCAGGCATATTGCCACTGGCACTCAAACAGATGCAGGAAAAAGGCCAGCGCATTGATTTTCACGTCACCACCGGACTGACCCATGAACTGGAGAAAGCCGTTTTTCATCGGCACCTCGATGCCGCCATCGTGACCCGGCCCGAAGACCTGCGGGAAGACCTGGAATTCTTCCCGTTCATCGACGAAGCGCTGATGGTGATCACGCATGAAACGACCAGGGAAACGACCGACAAGAAAATCCTCGAAGGCACGCCCTATGTGCGTTTCAATCGCGCGGCGCGGGTCGGCAGTCAGATACAGCAGGAAATCACCCGGCGCGCCATCGTGGTTCGATCGGTGATGGAGATCGACACCCTCGAAGGCGTTGTCGCAATGGTGGCAAACGGCCTCGGCTCGTCCATCGTCCCGGCGCGGCGGGTGGCCAATGATTTTCCGAAAAGCATCAAGACCGTGCCATTCGGCAAGCCGCAATTGATTCGCCGGCTGGGAGTACTGCAGCCGCGCAACCACCCGCGTGCCCATCTGTCGCAAATGCTCATCGATGCATTGCGTGCAGTGGCCCAAACCGCCGCGCCATTCGAGCACTGA